The Candidatus Binatia bacterium genome has a window encoding:
- the dapE gene encoding succinyl-diaminopimelate desuccinylase — protein MVLAETSDVAKWMQEFWQDAILPTLCDYIRIPNQSPAFDPEWQRNGLLDQAVDLVANWVRQRALTGVVVEVVRLPGRTPLLLIEAPGDAEGTVLLYGHVDKQPPFEGWEAGLDPFRPVIRGERLYGRGSADDGYAAFAVAAALEYMAAHRLPRPRCVVMIEACEESGSGDLPAYLELLHDRIGVPDLVVALDSGCGDYERLWVTVSLRGLVNGVLSVAVLEHGIHSGAASGVVPSSFRIARTLLSRVEDERSGDILLRELWAPIPDERRAEAEQMAAVLGPKFLEGIPFLPGVQPVREDLAELLLNRTWRPQLEVTGAAGLPAPGSAGNVLRPVTQLKLSFRLPPGVDGEVAAQHLKAALEDSPPYGAHVRFDFLEAATGWSAPPWNERLSRCVRQASERYFGLPPCFMGEGGTIPFMAILGRMFPAAQFLVTGVLGPHSNAHGPNEFLHLPTAWRLSAVLVDVLQHIAGGSSFE, from the coding sequence ATGGTTCTCGCGGAAACATCCGACGTCGCGAAATGGATGCAGGAATTCTGGCAGGACGCCATTTTGCCGACTCTGTGCGACTATATTCGGATCCCGAACCAGTCACCGGCTTTCGACCCAGAGTGGCAGCGAAACGGCTTACTCGATCAAGCTGTGGATCTGGTGGCAAATTGGGTTCGGCAGCGTGCCCTAACCGGAGTCGTTGTCGAGGTTGTGCGACTACCGGGTCGCACGCCTCTGCTCTTGATCGAAGCTCCCGGCGACGCCGAAGGCACCGTACTTTTGTACGGGCATGTGGACAAGCAGCCACCGTTCGAGGGATGGGAAGCTGGGCTGGACCCCTTCCGTCCGGTCATTCGTGGAGAACGCTTGTACGGGCGAGGCAGTGCAGACGACGGTTACGCTGCGTTTGCGGTTGCCGCAGCTCTAGAGTACATGGCCGCGCATCGGCTGCCGCGGCCGCGTTGTGTGGTGATGATCGAGGCGTGCGAGGAAAGCGGCAGCGGCGACTTGCCCGCATATCTCGAACTGCTGCACGACCGCATCGGCGTTCCCGACTTGGTGGTGGCCCTCGATTCGGGTTGTGGGGACTACGAGCGGCTTTGGGTAACCGTGTCGCTGCGCGGCCTCGTGAATGGTGTGTTGAGCGTCGCGGTGCTGGAACATGGCATTCATTCCGGTGCCGCAAGCGGCGTGGTCCCTTCGTCCTTTCGAATCGCCCGCACTCTCCTATCGCGGGTCGAGGACGAACGCTCTGGAGACATTCTTCTGCGGGAACTTTGGGCCCCGATCCCCGACGAGCGCCGCGCCGAAGCGGAGCAGATGGCGGCGGTCCTGGGGCCGAAATTTTTGGAAGGCATTCCATTCCTGCCTGGGGTGCAGCCGGTTCGGGAAGATTTGGCGGAACTTCTGCTCAATCGAACGTGGCGTCCTCAGTTGGAGGTGACCGGAGCGGCTGGGTTGCCTGCACCAGGATCTGCGGGGAATGTGCTGCGTCCAGTTACGCAATTAAAACTCTCGTTTCGCCTTCCACCGGGTGTGGATGGCGAGGTGGCAGCCCAACACCTAAAGGCTGCGCTGGAGGACAGCCCTCCATACGGCGCGCACGTGCGGTTCGACTTCCTGGAAGCAGCCACGGGCTGGAGCGCGCCACCATGGAACGAGCGGCTCAGTCGTTGCGTTCGTCAAGCTTCAGAACGTTACTTCGGTTTACCGCCTTGTTTCATGGGTGAGGGAGGCACGATTCCGTTCATGGCGATACTAGGGCGAATGTTTCCCGCCGCCCAGTTTCTCGTCACCGGGGTTTTGGGCCCTCACTCCAACGCTCACGGCCCCAACGAGTTCTTGCATCTGCCTACGGCCTGGCGGCTCAGCGCGGTTTTAGTGGATGTCC